One part of the Clostridium thermosuccinogenes genome encodes these proteins:
- a CDS encoding glycerol-3-phosphate responsive antiterminator: MPGIKITELKRRWYRQVFRQRIFQENSIFCAGRRGEAAMNGIIGRIYDNPVIAALKSEEELEDALNSNVNVIFVLHADIFNINRLVSSIKAAGKCVLIHIDFLEGLGRDSKALDYIVETVKPDGIISTRSAHIKHAKDRGIFTIQRFFIVDSMSYDTAVKSIHSVRPDMIEILPGVMPSVVKRITAQIPMPLIAGGLIDNKEDIISVLSAGAIGVSVGKKELWGL; this comes from the coding sequence TTGCCAGGTATAAAAATTACAGAACTTAAGCGCCGCTGGTACCGGCAGGTGTTCCGCCAAAGAATTTTCCAAGAGAATTCAATATTTTGTGCAGGCAGAAGGGGAGAAGCAGCGATGAACGGCATAATCGGCAGAATCTATGACAATCCGGTGATAGCAGCGCTAAAGAGTGAAGAAGAATTGGAAGATGCGTTAAATTCCAATGTGAATGTGATTTTTGTTTTACATGCCGATATCTTTAATATTAACAGGTTGGTGAGCAGCATTAAGGCGGCAGGGAAATGTGTCCTTATACATATTGATTTTCTGGAGGGTTTAGGAAGGGACAGCAAGGCCCTGGATTATATAGTTGAAACCGTAAAACCTGATGGGATAATAAGCACGAGGAGTGCTCACATAAAGCACGCCAAAGACAGAGGGATATTTACCATTCAGAGATTTTTCATCGTGGATAGCATGTCCTACGATACGGCAGTAAAGTCAATCCATTCTGTACGGCCGGATATGATAGAGATTCTTCCGGGAGTGATGCCTTCGGTGGTAAAACGGATAACGGCTCAGATTCCCATGCCGCTGATTGCCGGAGGGCTTATCGACAACAAGGAGGATATAATTTCGGTGCTCAGTGCGGGAGCCATCGGTGTATCGGTAGGTAAAAAAGAGCTCTGGGGGTTGTAA
- a CDS encoding spore coat protein, whose translation MSLNLSQKERMLLNDQKSHEQICIQKYNNYASQAQDPELKRLFSTYAGQEQQHLNTINQILAGQVPNTNQQQSQQGQQASAMSQAQTAGQVGMKNQNDAALCEDMLMTEKYVSGVYNISIFEFADANVRQALNHIQKEEQQHGEGIFNYMKSHGMYNVQQ comes from the coding sequence ATGTCTTTAAATTTAAGTCAAAAAGAGAGAATGCTGCTAAACGATCAGAAAAGCCATGAGCAAATTTGTATCCAAAAATACAATAATTATGCAAGTCAAGCACAAGATCCTGAATTAAAAAGGTTATTCAGTACTTATGCGGGACAGGAACAGCAACACTTGAACACGATCAACCAGATCCTCGCCGGACAGGTTCCGAACACGAATCAGCAGCAAAGTCAGCAGGGTCAGCAAGCCAGTGCCATGAGCCAGGCTCAAACAGCAGGGCAGGTAGGCATGAAAAACCAGAATGATGCAGCCCTTTGCGAAGATATGCTTATGACGGAAAAATATGTTTCCGGAGTGTACAACATATCGATTTTTGAATTTGCCGATGCAAATGTACGGCAGGCGCTGAACCACATACAGAAGGAAGAACAGCAGCACGGAGAAGGTATCTTTAATTACATGAAGAGCCATGGTATGTATAATGTGCAGCAATAA
- a CDS encoding peptide chain release factor 3: MQDLKEKISNEVARRRTFAIISHPDAGKTTMTEKLLLYGGAIRLAGSVKARKAAKHAVSDWMEIEKQRGISVTSSVLQFEYNNFCINILDTPGHQDFSEDTYRTLIAADSAVMLIDGAKGVEEQTIKLFHVCKMRGIPIFTFINKMDRASKDPFELMEEIERVLGIRSYPMNWPIGTDGDFKGVYNRKLSQIELFNGGNHGQTAVSSLKGQVDDPVFADLLGKHYHDRLCEEIELLDMAGDEFDREKVMHGELTPIFFGSAMTNFGVQPFLEEFLNLAPPPGIRTCAKGEIDPESEKFFGFVFKIQANMNPTHRDRIAFIRICSGRFTRGMEVFHVQAGKKVRLSQPQQFMAQERTIVEEAYPGDIIGVFDPGIFSLGDTLTEGDPNIKFDGIPIFPAENFARVTPADSMKRKQFVKGIEQLSQEGAVQVFKQVDIGIESLIVGVVGALQLEVLEHRLKHEYGVDLRIQHLSYRFARWIEGNVDPKTLNLTSSTMIVRDKHERYVLLFENEWSINWALEKNKNLNLTDIANAGNS; this comes from the coding sequence ATGCAGGATTTAAAAGAAAAGATATCCAACGAAGTAGCAAGAAGAAGAACATTCGCCATAATATCCCATCCCGACGCCGGTAAAACCACCATGACGGAAAAGCTTCTTCTGTATGGGGGAGCAATAAGGCTGGCAGGCTCGGTCAAGGCAAGAAAAGCCGCCAAACATGCCGTATCCGACTGGATGGAAATCGAAAAGCAAAGAGGTATATCCGTTACCTCCAGTGTTCTTCAGTTCGAATATAACAATTTTTGTATAAACATTCTTGACACCCCGGGACACCAGGATTTCAGCGAAGATACCTACCGGACGCTCATAGCGGCCGACAGTGCCGTCATGCTTATTGACGGGGCAAAGGGCGTTGAGGAACAGACAATAAAGCTCTTTCATGTATGTAAAATGAGGGGAATTCCCATATTTACCTTCATCAACAAGATGGACAGGGCGAGCAAGGACCCTTTTGAATTGATGGAAGAAATAGAAAGAGTGCTGGGCATACGCTCATATCCTATGAACTGGCCGATTGGAACAGACGGCGATTTCAAAGGCGTCTACAACAGAAAGCTGTCCCAGATTGAGCTTTTTAACGGCGGAAATCACGGTCAGACCGCGGTATCTTCCTTAAAGGGACAAGTGGACGACCCGGTATTTGCTGATCTGCTGGGCAAGCATTATCATGACCGGCTCTGTGAGGAAATCGAGCTTCTCGACATGGCCGGAGATGAATTTGACAGGGAAAAGGTCATGCATGGGGAGTTGACTCCGATATTTTTCGGAAGCGCCATGACCAATTTTGGGGTACAGCCGTTCCTTGAAGAGTTTCTCAATCTCGCTCCGCCTCCGGGAATAAGGACATGCGCCAAAGGTGAAATCGACCCCGAAAGCGAGAAGTTTTTCGGTTTCGTGTTCAAGATCCAGGCTAATATGAATCCCACCCACAGGGACAGGATAGCTTTCATCAGGATATGCTCAGGCCGTTTCACCCGCGGTATGGAGGTTTTCCATGTGCAGGCCGGAAAAAAAGTAAGGCTGTCACAGCCGCAGCAGTTCATGGCCCAGGAACGAACCATAGTAGAGGAAGCCTATCCCGGAGATATCATAGGAGTTTTTGATCCCGGCATATTCAGCCTGGGCGATACTCTGACCGAAGGCGACCCCAATATCAAATTCGACGGTATACCCATATTCCCGGCAGAAAATTTCGCCAGGGTTACACCGGCGGACTCCATGAAGCGAAAACAGTTTGTCAAGGGAATAGAGCAGCTTTCCCAGGAAGGCGCAGTGCAGGTGTTCAAGCAGGTGGATATCGGCATAGAATCCTTGATCGTAGGAGTTGTTGGAGCCCTCCAGCTGGAAGTTTTGGAGCACCGGCTGAAGCATGAGTACGGAGTTGACCTTCGCATTCAGCATCTTTCCTACAGATTCGCCCGCTGGATAGAAGGAAATGTTGACCCGAAAACCCTTAATTTGACCAGTTCCACCATGATAGTCCGCGACAAGCATGAAAGGTATGTGCTGCTGTTTGAAAACGAATGGTCCATCAACTGGGCTCTGGAAAAAAACAAGAATTTAAATCTCACAGACATAGCAAACGCCGGAAACTCATAA
- a CDS encoding NAD(P)/FAD-dependent oxidoreductase: MYDAVIIGAGVTGAFIARKLSRYKLDVCVVEKEEDVAMGASKANSGIVHAGYDPVPGSLKALMNVRGNRLMEDVCRELEVPFKRTGSLVLAFNDEDMRKLEDIRRRGVANGVPGLEIWSEAQIKEMEPAVAENVVGALYAPTAGIVCPYELTLGAVENAVENGVELKLGSEVKSIAFEDGIFKLQCSSGQIESRYIINAAGLYADKISSMVGDNSFFIIPRRGEYLLMDKSQGSLVKRVIFQPPSAMGKGILVTPTVDGNLLIGPNAQDIQDKEDTSTTPEGLSQVKQGALKSVPTIDMHEVITSFAGLRAKLVDEDDFIIKPSAENSRFINVAGIDSPGLTSAPAIAEYVVGVMKSQGVMMKEKEDFNPLRKRTRKFTEMDDSELNEAIRINPAYGRIICRCEKVSEGEIIDSIRRTVGARSLDGVKRRVRAGMGRCQGGFCAPRVAEILSRELGIPMEEVTKSGGNSRILTGRIKEQDFSDGGDDK; this comes from the coding sequence ATTTACGATGCAGTAATCATAGGTGCCGGAGTAACCGGTGCATTCATTGCTAGGAAGTTATCGAGATACAAGCTGGATGTCTGCGTTGTGGAAAAAGAAGAAGATGTGGCAATGGGCGCCAGCAAGGCAAACAGCGGAATTGTGCATGCAGGTTATGATCCTGTACCGGGAAGCCTGAAAGCTTTGATGAATGTTCGGGGAAACAGGCTGATGGAGGATGTATGCAGGGAGCTGGAGGTGCCTTTTAAAAGGACAGGATCTTTAGTGCTGGCTTTTAACGATGAGGACATGAGAAAGCTGGAGGATATACGTCGAAGGGGTGTAGCAAACGGGGTGCCGGGGCTTGAAATATGGAGCGAAGCTCAGATAAAAGAAATGGAACCGGCTGTTGCCGAAAATGTGGTAGGTGCTCTATATGCTCCTACAGCCGGAATTGTTTGTCCCTATGAGCTCACCCTTGGGGCTGTTGAAAATGCGGTGGAAAACGGAGTGGAACTGAAACTCGGCAGTGAAGTTAAAAGCATTGCATTCGAGGATGGGATTTTCAAGCTGCAGTGCAGCAGCGGCCAGATTGAGAGCAGATATATAATCAATGCCGCAGGGTTGTACGCTGACAAAATATCATCCATGGTGGGGGACAACAGCTTTTTTATTATCCCGAGAAGAGGCGAATACCTTCTTATGGATAAAAGCCAGGGAAGCTTGGTAAAAAGGGTGATATTCCAGCCGCCTTCCGCCATGGGAAAAGGCATTCTGGTGACCCCCACGGTAGACGGAAATCTTCTCATAGGGCCAAACGCTCAGGATATACAGGATAAGGAGGATACCTCCACCACACCGGAAGGATTGAGCCAGGTTAAGCAGGGTGCTTTAAAATCCGTACCCACCATTGATATGCATGAAGTCATCACATCCTTTGCAGGACTGAGGGCAAAGCTTGTTGACGAAGATGACTTCATAATAAAGCCGTCTGCTGAAAACAGCCGGTTTATCAATGTGGCAGGCATTGATTCACCAGGGCTTACATCGGCTCCGGCCATAGCAGAGTATGTTGTGGGCGTTATGAAATCACAGGGAGTCATGATGAAAGAAAAAGAGGATTTCAATCCCTTGCGGAAGCGTACCCGGAAATTTACAGAGATGGATGATAGTGAACTAAATGAAGCGATAAGGATAAACCCCGCCTATGGCAGGATAATATGCCGCTGCGAAAAGGTGAGTGAAGGCGAGATAATAGATTCCATAAGAAGAACTGTAGGCGCCAGGTCTCTGGACGGGGTCAAAAGAAGGGTTAGAGCCGGAATGGGACGATGCCAGGGTGGTTTTTGCGCACCGAGGGTGGCGGAGATTTTATCGAGGGAGCTGGGAATTCCCATGGAGGAAGTTACAAAAAGCGGAGGCAATTCCAGAATCCTGACAGGCAGAATAAAGGAGCAGGATTTTTCCGATGGGGGCGATGATAAATGA
- a CDS encoding DUF1667 domain-containing protein, with protein MGEARHLTCIVCPKGCSIEALIENGQIKEIKGNKCKRGAEYARMECMDPRRILTTTVRVYGGEAPLTSVKTDKPLPKGKIMDCMKYLNQVRLTAPVAVGDIVVENILDTGVNIIVTKKVDTAC; from the coding sequence ATGGGTGAGGCGAGACACCTGACCTGTATTGTATGTCCAAAAGGCTGCAGTATCGAAGCTCTAATAGAAAATGGCCAGATAAAGGAGATTAAGGGGAATAAATGCAAACGAGGCGCTGAATATGCCCGGATGGAATGCATGGACCCCAGAAGAATCCTTACCACTACAGTCAGGGTTTATGGCGGAGAAGCGCCCTTAACCTCGGTAAAGACAGATAAGCCTTTGCCAAAAGGCAAAATCATGGACTGCATGAAGTACCTGAACCAGGTTAGATTAACTGCACCGGTGGCTGTAGGTGATATAGTGGTGGAAAACATACTTGATACAGGGGTGAATATAATAGTTACTAAAAAAGTTGATACGGCCTGTTAA
- the glpK gene encoding glycerol kinase GlpK — MQKKYILALDQGTTSSRAVIFNRRSEILGIKSVPLRQIYPEPGWVEHDPEEIWKGQLEALRGVIEDTGISPEEIACIGITNQRETVIVWDKNTGRPVYNGIVWQCRRTAAKCDEIKARGLDTMIRDKTGLVVDAYFSATKIQWILDNVEGVRERALAGELLAGTVDTWLVWNLTGGQLHVTDYTNASRTMLFNINTLEWDRELLETFGIPESMLPKVIPSSGIVGETVEEILGVRIPISGIAGDQQSALFGQGCFEKECAKNTYGTGCFILMNVGKIPVKSNNNLLTTIAWGIGEEIEYALEGSVFNAGSSIQWLRDELKIIETARQADIDAEKVDDTGGVYVVPAYTGLGAPYWDPYARGIIIGITRGTRREHIIRATLESIAFQSRDVFEAMKADAGTEVKVLQVDGGVSVSPFCMQFQADILGIPVNRPAVTETTALGAAHLAGLAVGIWKDKLDIRKEFAEGKTFMPAMDEKTREDKYARWKRAVERSRNWVAE; from the coding sequence ATGCAGAAAAAGTATATCCTTGCGCTGGATCAGGGTACCACCAGCTCGAGAGCTGTAATTTTCAACAGGAGAAGTGAAATACTGGGCATTAAGAGCGTGCCTCTGAGACAGATTTATCCTGAACCGGGATGGGTGGAGCATGACCCGGAGGAAATATGGAAAGGCCAGTTGGAGGCTCTTCGAGGAGTGATCGAGGACACGGGTATTTCTCCTGAAGAAATTGCATGCATAGGGATAACAAACCAGAGGGAAACGGTTATTGTATGGGATAAGAATACCGGCAGGCCTGTGTACAATGGGATTGTGTGGCAGTGCAGGAGAACAGCCGCAAAATGCGACGAAATCAAAGCCCGAGGCCTTGACACTATGATACGGGATAAGACCGGCCTAGTGGTGGATGCTTACTTTTCCGCGACAAAAATCCAATGGATTCTTGACAACGTGGAAGGGGTCAGGGAAAGAGCTTTAGCAGGAGAGCTTCTGGCAGGAACAGTAGACACATGGCTGGTGTGGAACCTTACGGGAGGACAGCTTCATGTCACGGATTACACCAACGCATCCCGCACCATGCTGTTCAATATAAACACTCTGGAATGGGACAGAGAACTTCTTGAGACATTTGGCATACCGGAAAGCATGCTTCCGAAAGTAATACCGTCTTCCGGCATAGTGGGAGAGACCGTCGAGGAGATATTGGGGGTCAGAATACCCATAAGCGGCATTGCCGGTGACCAGCAGTCCGCACTTTTCGGGCAGGGCTGCTTTGAAAAAGAATGTGCCAAGAATACATACGGAACGGGATGCTTTATATTGATGAACGTAGGAAAAATCCCGGTAAAATCCAATAATAACCTTCTGACCACCATAGCCTGGGGCATAGGGGAAGAAATAGAATATGCCCTGGAAGGAAGCGTATTCAACGCAGGCTCTTCCATACAGTGGCTGAGGGATGAGCTGAAAATAATCGAAACTGCCCGCCAGGCGGATATTGATGCCGAAAAGGTTGATGATACCGGTGGAGTTTATGTGGTTCCGGCATATACCGGATTGGGCGCTCCTTACTGGGACCCATATGCCCGGGGAATCATCATAGGCATAACCAGGGGAACAAGGAGGGAGCACATAATACGGGCGACGCTGGAATCCATAGCTTTTCAAAGCAGGGATGTGTTTGAAGCCATGAAAGCCGATGCCGGCACGGAGGTGAAGGTGCTGCAGGTGGACGGGGGAGTGAGCGTAAGTCCGTTTTGCATGCAGTTCCAGGCTGATATTTTAGGTATCCCGGTAAACCGACCCGCCGTGACGGAAACCACCGCCCTGGGTGCGGCCCACCTTGCCGGTCTTGCTGTGGGAATATGGAAGGATAAGCTGGATATCCGAAAGGAGTTCGCCGAAGGCAAGACCTTTATGCCTGCAATGGATGAAAAGACCAGGGAAGACAAGTATGCCAGGTGGAAAAGAGCTGTGGAAAGGTCAAGGAACTGGGTTGCAGAATAA